A genomic stretch from Procambarus clarkii isolate CNS0578487 chromosome 14, FALCON_Pclarkii_2.0, whole genome shotgun sequence includes:
- the LOC123772471 gene encoding uncharacterized protein: protein MITEREILLTASVCFEPGINMKLDDAACFSTSASHKRKCEFDCEDRRAKRPLVQPRVMIDIDVLQARVQQGRVATQMLSRRNNHAIMYPVNCDPIDGVSPNIHAMQVNRTYCHRCLQGEPGHFRHILEK, encoded by the exons ATGATAACAGAGCGAGAAATATTGTTGACCGCGAGTGTTTGTTTTGAACCCGGCATCAACATGAAGCTGGACGACGCCGCGTGCTTCTCTACCTCAGCCTCACACAAGAGAAAATGTGAATTTGACTGCGAGGACCGGCGAGCG AAAAGACCATTGGTGCAACCAAGGGTAATGATTGATATCGATGTTCTACAAGCACGAGTGCAACAAGGTCGCGTTGCCACTCAG ATGTTAAGCCGACGCAATAATCATGCCATTATGTATCCGGTGAACTGTGACCCTATTGATGGGGTGTCGCCTAACATCCATGCCATGCAGGTTAATCGCACCTATTGTCACCGTTGTCTTCAAGGAGAGCCG GGTCATTTTCGTCACATCCTTGAAAAGTAG